The genomic stretch TCATCCTCGGAAAGATATTCGCCTGCCGTGTTTTTTAGTTCGTCAAGATCGGCCATTTTTATCAGAAAACGGGAAAACGTTTATCCGCAGCTCGTTATTAAAGGGCGCTCAGCTCATCCTGGATTAAGGAGGTTATTGCTGGTGCCGCCTGCTCATAGGCAAGCAGGGTGGTTGTGCCGTCGTGTCGTGCCCGTAACTCAACTTGCCCCTCTTTTTCCCAGGTCTTTCCCACGGTTACCCGATAGGGAATACCGATGAGATCAGCATCTTTAAATTTTGAGCCCGGACGCTCATCCCGGTCATCCAGAAGGACTTCCAGGCCTGCGGCCAGAAGATCCTGGTAGAGTTTTTCTGCGGCTGCGGTGGTCTCCTCGTTGTTTATGCTCAGATTGAGGATAATCACCTGGAACGGTGCCAAGGGGAGGGGGAAAATGATTCCGTTCTTATCATGATTCTGCTCAATAGCAGCAGCCATCACCCGGCTGATTCCGATACCGTAGCAGCCCATGACCATAGCCTGTTCCTTGCCCTCCTGATCCTGATACACTGCATGCATGGCCTCGGAGTAGTTGATCCCCAGTTTGAAGATATGTCCGACTTCAATCCCCTCGGTCAATTCTAGGGCACCCTGGCAGGCAGGGCAACGATCCTGTTTCGTTATCTGACGGAGATCACTAACAGCAACCGGGGTGAAATCCCGGCCCGGATTGACGCCGGTGAGATGATGTCCCTTTTCATTGGCTCCGGCAACGGCATTGATCATGGTCATAACCTCTTGATCCGCAACCAGCTTAATGGGAATGTTGACCGGTCCTATATAGCCCACGGGCAGTTTGGTCAGCTTCCAGACCATATCATCTTCAGCTAATTCAACCTCAGCTGCATCAAGTAGGTTTTTCAGCTTCACGGATTGTACCTCACGGTCCCCGCGTACCAGTACTGCCACCGGTTCTTCATCGGCAAGATAGATCATGGTTTTGATGATCTGCTTGGGTGTGACCTTGAGGAAATCCGCCACCCGATCGACCTTTTTCATTCCCGGTGTTGCTACTTTTATGCAGTCCTGTGCTTCGTCTGGCGAGCCGTCTGCTGTTTTAGACGCAGGCTCAGCGAGAACCACCTTGGCTTTTTCCACATTGGCTGCGTAATCGCATTCCTGACAGATGACCAGAGTGTCTTCTCCTGTGTCGGACAATACCATGAATTCATGGGAAAAAGACCCTCCGATGCTGCCGGAATCCGCTTCCACGGCACGGAACTCAAGTCCGCAGCGTTGAAAAATACGGGTGTACGCATCGCGCATGGTCTGGTAACTTTGACTGGCTGCTTCATCGCTGACGTCAAAGGAGTAGGCATCCTTCATGATGAACTCGCGTCCGCGCATCAGGCCGAAGCGGGGACGAATTTCGTCGCGGAACTTGGTCTGCATCTGATACAGATTGACCGGAAGTTGGCGATACGAATGCAGCTCACGGCGGGCGATATCGGTAATAACCTCTTCATGGGTGGGGCCGAGACAGTACTCTCGATTATGTCTATCCCGAAAGCGGAGCAGTTCTGGGCCGTATTTTTCCCATCGCCCTGACTCCTGCCAGAGGTCGGCAGGCTGGACCATGGGCATGAGCAGTTCCTGGGCACCGGATCGGTTCATCTCCTCGCGGACAATGGCTTCCACCTTTCTGATTGCTGCCAACCCGAGAGGAAGATAGGTGTACAGACCTGAAGTCAGTTTGCGGATACAACCGGCCCGCAGCAGCAGCTGATGACTAATAACTTCGGCTTCGGCCGGTATTTCTTTGGCCGTGCGGATGAGCATTTGAGAATAACGCATAATAGAGTAACTGTATCTGAAGGTTAGATTGTTTAATTGTAAGGAAATGAACCGGCCCGCCTGCAAAGCGCGTCAGAGCTACAGCTTGCGTTAGACCTGTATCTTTTATTATGTATAGTGATCTGCGAGACGAATTGAATTCACGTCGGTTCCGTCAGGCCGGGAATAAACAGCTAGAAAGAGATTGAAAACCCCATTCAGCTGAACAGGTTACGTTCTCTCTCTGAAAATACCATAGAACCTCCTGAATGACAATGGACTTCGGTGCAAGGGTTTGTTCTCGTCAAAGGAGGTTCTCTGTTTGACTTCGTTTCAGCTCTTTTGATATTATAAGGATAATGCATGCTTCCAGTTGTATTTTTTAAAAAAACTGATCAGGAGAACAGGCATTGATTATTCACCGTTGCGGAAAAGTGAAGTTGCGCAGTCATGTTCTGCTGTTGTGGACATGTCTGACCTGTATTCTTCTGGCGACAATTTATTTCGTGTTCACCCAGCTCATTTATCGCCATTATCAGGAGCAGGCCCGTGAGCGGATTGAGCAGGGAATTATTACTTTGGAGCAAAGGCTGAAACAGGGGGCGGGGGATCTGGCTCAGGGCTTTCTTGTGGAACGGGTCACTTCTGAACTCTTGGACCGCATTGCCCATGAGAGCGGGTGTGATATTTATCTGTATGCGGTCTCAGCAGGCCCAGCAGGCTCTGTAAATTTTGTGGATTCTGGGGGCTTGCAAATACTTGCGAGCAGCCTTGCCACCGGTAGTCCGCCCTTATCTACGAATGATTATTCGATGGACGATTTGCCGGTATTGGGCACCGGGGTTGGGTATGGGCAATGGAAGGTTCGACAGATCAGTGATGAAAACAATATCATTTACGGAGCACGGCTTCTTTTGCAGGAAAAGGGGCAGGGAAAGGAGCATGCCGCGCTGCTCTTTGTCCAGTCGCTCGATTTTGCCCATCAGGGTGTCGCTATGCTCGGAGAAACCCTGGTTCTTGTTTTTGTTATAGTCTTCCTGTTGTTTCTTCCTGTTGCGGCGTTTTTTGTTCGCTTTTCCGTGACTCGCCCTGTGGAGCGCCTGATAGCCGCGATGAGCGCGTTTGATACGAGACAAAATCCGCCGCTTGATGAAGAAATGGGCACGGTTGAGTTTTCTTCCCTGGCCTCTTCGTTTAACCGGATGGTGAGGGTGTTGCGCCATCATGATCAACAGGTTAACATCCTGTCCACAGCGATTGAACAGAGTCCTGCTGCTGTTGTGATTACAGACCTTGAAGGGAGGATTGAATATGTTAATTCCGGGATGGAGCATTTGACCGGTTACACGGCTGAGGAGTTGAAAGGTCGTTCGACCAGTATTTTTCAATCAGGAGAGACTCCTGATGAAAAATATGACGAGCTTTGGCGGACTGTTACCAGCGGTATGGTCTGGAAGGGTGAGTTGCTCAATAAAAGGAAAGACGGTGCCTTGTCTTGGGAATCAGTTGTTGTTGCCCCTATTTTCACGGAAGATTCAGTGATTATTAAATTTGTCGCTATTAAAGAGGATATCGCGGAGCGTAAACAGACGCAAGAACTGTTGCGACAGAGCGAAAGGCGGTATCGCCAGACCTTTGAAACAAATATGGCGGTGAAACTGATTATCGATCCAACAGACGGTGCTATTGTCGAGGCCAATCAGGCTGCCGCCTCTTATTATGGGTATTCGGCGGACCGGCTTGCCGCTATGCGGATAACTGATATTAATCAGTTTGCTCCCGAAGAGGTGCGGGCGGAAATGGTCAGGGCTGAGCAGGAAGAACGGCTATATTTTAACTTTCGTCATAAATTGGCTTCAGGAGAAGTACGTGATGTGGAGGTGTATTCTGGCCCCCTGCAAAGCGGGGAGCGAACATTGCTCTACTCTATTATTCATGATATTACAGATCGCAAGCAGGCGGAAAAAGCACAAAAGCAGGCGGAACGGCAGCTTATTGCAGCAAAAGAACAGGCTGAATCCGCCAATCGTGCCAAATCTGTTTTTTTGGCCAATATAACCCATGAGTTGCGAACCCCTTTAAATGCGGTTCTCGGGTATGCACAGCTTCTCGGCGCTGATAACACCTTAACCTCAAAGCAGCTGAACAACGTGCAGATTATCAGGAATTCCGGCGAATACCTGTTGATGCTTATTAATGATATCCTTGATTTTTCAAAAATAGAGTCAGGAAAAATAGAACTCGTCCCTCGAGTGTTCAGGTTACCTGGTTTTTTCTCCGGAATAGTGGATGTTTTTAGGGCAGAGGCAGGATTTAAAGGAATAACTCTGCAATACCGGGAAGACCCTCAACAACCGACATTTGTGCAGGCCGACGAATTACGGATGCGCCAGGTTATTTTTAACCTGCTCTCGAATGCGATAAAGTTTACCCCTGAAGGAGGGTATTGTTTTCTGCACTCTGAGGTGAAAAAACAGGGAGAGAAGAAAGCCTTTGTAACGATTACGGTGGAGGATAACGGACCTGGTATTCTTCAGGCAATGCAGGAGGAAATTTTTGAGCCCTTCAGGCAGAGTGGGGAACGTTTGCAGTACTCGGAAGGAACCGGGCTCGGCCTTGCCATCAGTTGTGAACTGGTTCGTCTCATGGGGGGAGAACTTCACGTGAAGAGCCCTCTTGATCCGCATTATCAGCAGGGTGAGGAGTTTGAGGAATCGGGAAGTCGTTTTTTCTTCACGATCCCAGTAGAGATCATAGATCGGAGCGGAATGGCTCTTGAAAATCAGCATGTTGTTACCGGGTATACTGTTATTCAAGGAGGTACACCCAAAAAAATTCTGATTGTCTCCGGGAGCACCTCACATCAGGCAGTTTTGGGGAATATCCTTTCTCCGTTGGGATTCCAGGTAGAGGGGGTGGCAAGTAAAGACATGCTGGCTGACATGTTAGCTGAGATGTCGGAACAGTTACGGCCCGATGCGATTATGGCCGTCCTGCCCACAGCAGAATGTGAAGAGCTGACTGTCCTACAGAAAATAAAAGAGCAGGGGGAAATGAAACTCTTGCCGGTGATCGCCCTTGCCGATGAAGCGGTTTTTTCCGCTTTAGAAGAAAATCAACAGGGATATCTCTACACAGCCCATGTTGTTAAGCCATTTTCCGGCTATGATCTACTCTCTGTCCTTGCGGGACACCTCCCCATAGCACTGGTATATGATAATGATGATAACGATAGAGAGGTAGCCGAGGGTGAGTTTGTGGCCATGGTTATACCTCCTCCAGATGAAGAACTGGAGGCATTGCTCTTCAAGGTTCAGCAGGGTGATGTGGCCGGGATTAACCGACAGGTTTCCTCCTTATTGTCGATGGATTCAGGGAAGTATAAGGAGTTTGCCATGCGGGTTAAGCTGCTTGTAGAAGATTTTCAACTGAATATGATCGCCGATTTAGTCAAACGATACGGAAGTTTTTCATGAGCCATCAGAAAAAAGATATCATTCTGATCGTAGACGATCAGCCTATTAACCTTAAGATTCTACTCTCTTTTTTGCAGGAGCAGGATTTTGAGCTTCGTATATTGCAGAGCGGTGTTCAGGCTCTTGCTCTGTTACAGGAGACTCTTCCTGATATTATCCTGCTTGACGTGATGATGCCGGAACTGGATGGCTTTGAGACCTGTCGCAGGATTAAAGCCGATGAGCGGCTTGTTGATATCCCGGTTATTTTTATGACCGCCCTTGATACTGTGGAAGATAAGGTGACCGGTTTTAAAGCCGGTGGTGTTGATTACATCACGAAGCCCTTTCAGCAGATAGAGGTTTTGATTCGTATCAATACCCATATTAATCTGCGCAAAAAAGCCTTAAAACTCAAGGAGACCCAGGGGGAACTCCTTCTT from Candidatus Electrothrix communis encodes the following:
- a CDS encoding proline--tRNA ligase, translated to MRYSQMLIRTAKEIPAEAEVISHQLLLRAGCIRKLTSGLYTYLPLGLAAIRKVEAIVREEMNRSGAQELLMPMVQPADLWQESGRWEKYGPELLRFRDRHNREYCLGPTHEEVITDIARRELHSYRQLPVNLYQMQTKFRDEIRPRFGLMRGREFIMKDAYSFDVSDEAASQSYQTMRDAYTRIFQRCGLEFRAVEADSGSIGGSFSHEFMVLSDTGEDTLVICQECDYAANVEKAKVVLAEPASKTADGSPDEAQDCIKVATPGMKKVDRVADFLKVTPKQIIKTMIYLADEEPVAVLVRGDREVQSVKLKNLLDAAEVELAEDDMVWKLTKLPVGYIGPVNIPIKLVADQEVMTMINAVAGANEKGHHLTGVNPGRDFTPVAVSDLRQITKQDRCPACQGALELTEGIEVGHIFKLGINYSEAMHAVYQDQEGKEQAMVMGCYGIGISRVMAAAIEQNHDKNGIIFPLPLAPFQVIILNLSINNEETTAAAEKLYQDLLAAGLEVLLDDRDERPGSKFKDADLIGIPYRVTVGKTWEKEGQVELRARHDGTTTLLAYEQAAPAITSLIQDELSAL
- a CDS encoding PAS domain S-box protein; translation: MIIHRCGKVKLRSHVLLLWTCLTCILLATIYFVFTQLIYRHYQEQARERIEQGIITLEQRLKQGAGDLAQGFLVERVTSELLDRIAHESGCDIYLYAVSAGPAGSVNFVDSGGLQILASSLATGSPPLSTNDYSMDDLPVLGTGVGYGQWKVRQISDENNIIYGARLLLQEKGQGKEHAALLFVQSLDFAHQGVAMLGETLVLVFVIVFLLFLPVAAFFVRFSVTRPVERLIAAMSAFDTRQNPPLDEEMGTVEFSSLASSFNRMVRVLRHHDQQVNILSTAIEQSPAAVVITDLEGRIEYVNSGMEHLTGYTAEELKGRSTSIFQSGETPDEKYDELWRTVTSGMVWKGELLNKRKDGALSWESVVVAPIFTEDSVIIKFVAIKEDIAERKQTQELLRQSERRYRQTFETNMAVKLIIDPTDGAIVEANQAAASYYGYSADRLAAMRITDINQFAPEEVRAEMVRAEQEERLYFNFRHKLASGEVRDVEVYSGPLQSGERTLLYSIIHDITDRKQAEKAQKQAERQLIAAKEQAESANRAKSVFLANITHELRTPLNAVLGYAQLLGADNTLTSKQLNNVQIIRNSGEYLLMLINDILDFSKIESGKIELVPRVFRLPGFFSGIVDVFRAEAGFKGITLQYREDPQQPTFVQADELRMRQVIFNLLSNAIKFTPEGGYCFLHSEVKKQGEKKAFVTITVEDNGPGILQAMQEEIFEPFRQSGERLQYSEGTGLGLAISCELVRLMGGELHVKSPLDPHYQQGEEFEESGSRFFFTIPVEIIDRSGMALENQHVVTGYTVIQGGTPKKILIVSGSTSHQAVLGNILSPLGFQVEGVASKDMLADMLAEMSEQLRPDAIMAVLPTAECEELTVLQKIKEQGEMKLLPVIALADEAVFSALEENQQGYLYTAHVVKPFSGYDLLSVLAGHLPIALVYDNDDNDREVAEGEFVAMVIPPPDEELEALLFKVQQGDVAGINRQVSSLLSMDSGKYKEFAMRVKLLVEDFQLNMIADLVKRYGSFS